Genomic window (Heliomicrobium undosum):
TATGTACCTGCCCTCCGAAAACATGGCCATGAAGATAGATATGACCCAGGCAGAAAGCAAAGCCAAAAAGTCGCCTCTTGAATATGACGATGAACTGACCGATGATTCAAAATATAAGGTGTTGGGCGACGAGACAATTCGCGGAGAAGACTGCAAGGTCATCGAAGTCCAGGAGAAGGACGGAACTGCCAAGCTCTGGCTTAGTAAAAAGAGCGGTCTCCCCTTGCGCGCCGAAGCCAAAAGCGCTACCGAAACCAGTACTGTCGATTTTTTGGATTATAAGACCGATAATATCGCTGACAGCGAATTTGAACTCCCCTCCGGCGTGCAGGTCATGGACATGAACCAGATTACAGCCGGCATGCCAAAAGGACAATAACGGAATAACCCGGGAGATTGTGGGCAACCTGTTCCAATAACACCCCTGCCCTCCCATCCAGCCATCGACGGAGGGAAAGGGGGAAGGAAGCGTGGTATTGGAATGCCCATACGCTCCGGCCTATTCCTCAAGGAATGGCGCTGGCTGGCCTTTTGGCTGATCGCCGGCGCCATTGTCCGTCTGGCGCCGATCATCCTAGACGGTTCCCGCCTGTGGTTGGAAAGCGACGATGAGGCCTACTTTCGCAGCGCAGCCATGCTGGTGGAGACAGGCACCTTCAGTTACTCCGCTCACAATCTGCCGACAGTCTTCATCATGCCCCTTTACCCGGCTCTGTTGGCAGCCGTCGTCAGTCTGTTCGGAAATGGAGAATGGGGGGCGCTGGCTTCTCGCCTGAGCGGGGTTATATTGTCGTTGGCCACCATCACGCTGTTGCATCACATGGTCTCTCAGCAGTTTGATCGGAAAACGGCCGTCTTCACAGCGGCCATCTGGGCGATCTACCCGCCGGCTATCCTGGTGAGCGGTTTGCTTTTGACAGAGACCCTCTACACCTTCCTCACGGTCTTGTTTTTTTATTCCTTACAGATGGCGTCGACAGGGGTGTCTACACAACAACGCTTCCGCTGGGAACTGCTGAGCGGCTTTACCCTCGGCTTCATGACACTGACGCGTCCCGTATCGGCGCTGCTCCCCTTCGTCGCCGCCGCCGCCCTATCGTTTAGCCATGGCTGGAGAAAAGGCCTCCGCTACGGCGCTTCCGCTTTGATCATCGTGGGTCTCGTCATGACCCCGTGGATCGTCCGCAATTACATCCATTTCGACCGTGTCATCCCCCTGACCCTCGCCTCGGGAAATCCCTTTTTGACGGGCACCTACTATGACGTGAACATCTGGGTGAACGGTCGTGATCCGGAGTTTCCCGATTGGCCTCTCGGCTGGAAAAGAGTACCCGGCGACGAAATCGCCACAGACGAAATCCTGATGAATACAGGAATCGAACGGCTCCTGTCCCTCTGGGGGCAGGAGCCGGAAAAAGTGCTGCACTGGTATACAGTCGGCAAGTTGAAATACATGTGGTGGGATCATCTGTCCATGTGGAAGAGCATCGAACTGCCCTATCTGCCGATTGAACCCAGCCTTGTCCTTCACCGCCTCCTGCTGCTGCTGGCGGCGGGTGGCTTGATGATCGCGCTACGACAAAAAAGAGCGGAAGCCCTGTTGTTCATCTTCGCCGCGCTGTACTTTACAGCTATTCATCTGGTCTACACACCGCTCCCGCGCTATGTCTTTCCCCTTCTCCCGCTCCTCTTTTCCCTTAGCGCCTACTTTCTGGAGCGCTCCCTGGAGACAGTGTCCGAATTCCTGATCCGCCTACGGCGCCGGCCCCCGACGCCGACGTAAAACGGCTTTACCGCAGAAAGGCTGAGTTTTTCAAAAGACTCACATCAAAAACGAGGCGACCAGCGCCGCCACTGCCGCCCCAAAACCGGAACTGATGAAATTCACCATATCGTTGTCCATAAAGGGCAGGCCGCGGCTGAACCGGTTTTTGGCCCCGCTCCGGCTCACTTTCTTTTCCGTGTCCTTCCCTGTTTCAGCGTTGACATACATGGCCTGTACAGTCGCTCCGAGCAGGCTGTCAAAGAGCGATCCGCCCAAACCGCCAGCGACAGCGGCGGGAAGGAGCCATAGATAGCCCGCGAGGTTCACCGCGCCGCTCAGTATGACATCCTGGATGCCCACAAGGATCCACACGGTAAGGCCAATGAGCAATCCGCCCATCATGGTGGCAAAAGTGCCTACCGCCGTGATGCCGCCGCTCGTTCCCGGCGGAACCAATCTGCCGGTGGTGATCAGTCGCGGCGGCCGCCGGCTCAACACACCGATCTCGGTGGCCCAGGTGTCGGCGTTGACGGTGGCCATCGTTCCTACAAAGGCGGCGAAGAAGGCCGGTTCAGAAGGAAAGAGAAAGTGCAGCACCGCCAGCACAGCCCCGAAGCCGCCATTGGCCAGGGCCTGTCCAAAATCGCGGCGGCTTCCCTTATCAAACTTTTCTTCGGCCACGGCGCTTTTTTGCGCCTCTTTGTACTTGGAAAGGGCCGACCCGTAGACGAAAAAGGCGATCAGGGTGAGCCCCCATACCCAGCCGCCAAATCCGAAGATCAACGTGCCGACAATGACAGCCCCTGCCACCCCGCTTCCCGAGAGGGAACGGCGCCGGTAGGCCAGCGCCCCGATGAGCGCGCTAAAGGCCAGTCCGAGCAGGAGCATCGGCAGATCGACGTTCCAAGTCGCCAGCGCCCAGAGGGTCAGCCCCGTGCCGATGGGCACGGTGATGTTGTCCAAACCGCTGAGAGAAACGGCCTCCAGGAAAGTGGCGACTGTGGCAAGCAAAAAAGCGAGGGCCAATGCCCCGGTCCCCTCGATTCCCGTATCCATCCAGAGGAGCGTGAGCAGGATCGAGAGGAAGCTGAAGGTGAACATGGCAGCGCTTCCCTCCAGGCTGCGCCGGTGGTCGCCAACCTTATACACGTGTTTTCCAAAGGCCCGCCCCAACACAGCCGCAAAGGCATCGCCCCAGGTCATGGCCATCGTCGCGGCAACCGCGATGTACACCTTCCCCTGCGGCCAAAACCATAACAGCAGCGCCGTCACCGAAACAATGAAATAGACCGTTCCCGGCGTTCCCCCTGCCAGATCCATCGCCTTGATCAGACGGTACCGGTAACTGAGATAGTTGAAGATGATGAAGGTGCAGGCCGGGATGATCGCCATGTACCAGTGGTCGAAATGGGCGACAGCCCCCACGATCCACATCCCGGCGCCGACATGGACGACCTTGCGGGTGAACTCGGCCGGATAACGACGCCATTTTTGTATCCATGTGGCCAGGAACAGCAGCCCAAGAATATAAGCGTAAGAAATCATCAGTCCGTCGATATCATTTTGACTGATCGGCAATTTCCCTCACCCCGCATGCGCTTAAAAAGCATGTAACAAACCTTCTTTATGGTAACACAGTGCGATTAACCAGTAAATTGAAGCGTAAAAAAAATGAACCTCACAAAAGGAGGGATCCCCCCGTGACCATCCACATCGCCGCCGAGGTCGGAAGAATCGCCGATACGGTGCTGTTGCCCGGCGACCCGCTCCGCGCCCGTTATATCGCTGAACATTTTTTAGAGCAGGTTTCCTGCCACAATGAGATACGAGCCATGTACGGATACACGGGCGCTTACAAAGGCCACCCCATCTCCGTGCAAGGAACCGGCATGGGCATCCCGTCCATCTCTATCTATGCGACGGAGCTGATGCAAACCTACGGCGCCCAAACCTTGATCCGCATCGGCACCTGTGGCGCCATTGACAAAGACTTTCCACTGCGGGAGGTCATTCTGGCCAAGGCCGCCTCAACGGATTCATCGATGAACCGCCACATCTTCGGTCAGGCCGACTACGCCCCCTCCGCTGATTTCATTTTGCTGAAAACCGCCTACGAACAGGGTCGCCAACGGGACCTGCCGATTCGGGTTGGGAGCGTCCTCACATCGGACGCCTTCTATGTGGACAATCCGGATTGGGAGAAGTGGTCTCGTTATGGGGTCATGGCTGTGGAAATGGAGACGGCGGCGCTCTATACGCTGGCCGCAAAATTCCGCCGGCGCGCTCTTGCCCTATTGACCGTCAGCGA
Coding sequences:
- a CDS encoding LolA family protein is translated as MRKILLALIGLSMFAGLLAGCGGGQQTSAAPGVSAPQQTKAAQQAEEKAPAATNDVKSLLAKTKDIKTLSFTMVTLVDGKEIGKAKMWQKEPKFKMEFTDGAEKGIMLMDQAQKVAYMYLPSENMAMKIDMTQAESKAKKSPLEYDDELTDDSKYKVLGDETIRGEDCKVIEVQEKDGTAKLWLSKKSGLPLRAEAKSATETSTVDFLDYKTDNIADSEFELPSGVQVMDMNQITAGMPKGQ
- a CDS encoding ArnT family glycosyltransferase, encoding MPIRSGLFLKEWRWLAFWLIAGAIVRLAPIILDGSRLWLESDDEAYFRSAAMLVETGTFSYSAHNLPTVFIMPLYPALLAAVVSLFGNGEWGALASRLSGVILSLATITLLHHMVSQQFDRKTAVFTAAIWAIYPPAILVSGLLLTETLYTFLTVLFFYSLQMASTGVSTQQRFRWELLSGFTLGFMTLTRPVSALLPFVAAAALSFSHGWRKGLRYGASALIIVGLVMTPWIVRNYIHFDRVIPLTLASGNPFLTGTYYDVNIWVNGRDPEFPDWPLGWKRVPGDEIATDEILMNTGIERLLSLWGQEPEKVLHWYTVGKLKYMWWDHLSMWKSIELPYLPIEPSLVLHRLLLLLAAGGLMIALRQKRAEALLFIFAALYFTAIHLVYTPLPRYVFPLLPLLFSLSAYFLERSLETVSEFLIRLRRRPPTPT
- a CDS encoding DUF92 domain-containing protein, producing the protein MPISQNDIDGLMISYAYILGLLFLATWIQKWRRYPAEFTRKVVHVGAGMWIVGAVAHFDHWYMAIIPACTFIIFNYLSYRYRLIKAMDLAGGTPGTVYFIVSVTALLLWFWPQGKVYIAVAATMAMTWGDAFAAVLGRAFGKHVYKVGDHRRSLEGSAAMFTFSFLSILLTLLWMDTGIEGTGALALAFLLATVATFLEAVSLSGLDNITVPIGTGLTLWALATWNVDLPMLLLGLAFSALIGALAYRRRSLSGSGVAGAVIVGTLIFGFGGWVWGLTLIAFFVYGSALSKYKEAQKSAVAEEKFDKGSRRDFGQALANGGFGAVLAVLHFLFPSEPAFFAAFVGTMATVNADTWATEIGVLSRRPPRLITTGRLVPPGTSGGITAVGTFATMMGGLLIGLTVWILVGIQDVILSGAVNLAGYLWLLPAAVAGGLGGSLFDSLLGATVQAMYVNAETGKDTEKKVSRSGAKNRFSRGLPFMDNDMVNFISSGFGAAVAALVASFLM
- the deoD gene encoding purine-nucleoside phosphorylase, whose amino-acid sequence is MTIHIAAEVGRIADTVLLPGDPLRARYIAEHFLEQVSCHNEIRAMYGYTGAYKGHPISVQGTGMGIPSISIYATELMQTYGAQTLIRIGTCGAIDKDFPLREVILAKAASTDSSMNRHIFGQADYAPSADFILLKTAYEQGRQRDLPIRVGSVLTSDAFYVDNPDWEKWSRYGVMAVEMETAALYTLAAKFRRRALALLTVSDHILTGEKLTAKQRQQSLNDMIELALETAIAS